ATCATAGATGAGTCTGGTTTTAGTAGCTGGTCTATACCATCATACAATACTTTTTTTGTATCATCATAGTCAGGTATCTTTGCCAATTGTTCTGGAGATTCAGTTTTAACATTACATCCAGTAACAAATAACATCATTAAGCCTGATACAACAATAAGCTTTAATAAGTTCATTTAACTCCTCCTAATCCTACAATCTTAAATTTTTCTCGCAAAAATCTCCTTACAATAATTAGACGTTTTAAATCCTCATAATGTTTTACTTATTTTAACAAAACTTTATTAGTTTAATAAAATTTATGATAAATATAAAATCTAATTATTATTTCTAGGAGGTTTAGGCCCTGGATATTGGAAAAAGTTAGTTTTTAGCATACCATTATATAATTTTCTCTTTTTAGCTGCTTTTTGCCCAAATTCATATTCAAACTCTTCATAAGAAGTTATCAGATAATATGACCAATTTCTTAACTTTCTAAATGCATAGCCAAGTTCTTTATATAACTGTTTAACGCTATCCTTATCTTCTAGTCTTTCTCCATAAGGTGGATTGGTAACTATAAATCCAAATTCTTCTTCACTTTTAAACTTAGTTGCATCTCCTACATTAAATTCTATATATTCATCTACACCTGCTATTTCTGCATTTTCTCGAGCTATATCTATACATTCTTCATCTATATCATATCCATAAATTTTAAATTTAGATTCATTATCTATTTTATTAAAAGCATCTTTTCTTACATCCCACCAAATCTTTTTATCAAGTGTTCTCCATTTTTCTGATATAAATTCTCTATTTAGTCCTGGTGCCATATTTATACCTATCATGGCGGCTTCAATTAATATAGTACCAGAACCACACATAGGATCTACTAAAGTCCTACCCGCTTTCCAAGGAGTTAAATAGATAAGTCCAGAAGCTAAAGTTTCTCTTATTGGAGCTTTATTTGCTTTTTCTCTATATCCTCTTTTATGTAGAGCATCTCCAGTTGTGTCTATTGACAGAGTCACTTTATCTTTGTGTATAAATACAAAGATAGGATATTTTTCTTTATCTTCTTTAAGCAAACCATCCTCTAAATAACTTTTCTTTAAGCTTTCTACAATAGCTTTTTTTACTATAGCTTGTACATCTGGTGTACTGTATAATTTTGATTTTATAGAAGAAGCCTTTGAAATAGGAAATTGAGCTCCATAAGGTATATATTTAGACCAATTTATCCTTTTTGTATTTTCAAATAATTCATCAAAGCTTTTTGCTTCAAACTCAGCAATTTTAAGATGTACTCTTTCTGCACATCTCAACCACATATTTGATTTTGCTATCCCAAATTCATCAGTCTTATATGTTATTCTTCCATCTTCTGTTTTTATTATTTCATATCCTAAATTAGTAATTTCTCTAGCCAACATTTTTTCCATTCCAAAAAAACATGGCGATATTAATGTATAGTTTTTCATAAAACCTCCTGTTTCTTATATTAATTACAACGATTATTTTTTTAACCTATTTACATATTTAAATTCATACTTCCCATTTGATATCCTGACATATCTAGTGTAACATATTTAAAGCCAAATTTTTTTAATTTAGTGTCAACTTTGCTAAAATTGTTATTTTCAAAAAATTTACCTAATTCTTCCTGATTAACTTCTATTCTAGCTATATTTTCATGCATTCTCACTCTAAATTGAGAAAAACCCAAATCAGATAAATATTCTTCACTCTTTTCTATTATCCTAAGCTTTTCATCTGTAATTTCAGCACCATAAGGAATTCTACTTGCAAGACATGCAAATGATGGTTTATTAAAAGTTTCTAATTTCATATCTCTTGAAAGTAACCTAATTTCATCTTTCTTTAATCCACTTTCTTTTAATGGACTAATTACTTCTAATTCATTTAATGCTTTAAGACCTGGTCTATAATCTCCTAAATCATCTACATTAGTTCCATCTACTATGTACTTTATATTATGTTCCTTTGCGACCTCTTTTATTTTAGTAAATATATATTTTTTACAATAATAACATCTTTCAATACCATTTTCTTTGAATTCCTTTAAATCAAAATCTTCTATTTTTAATATAATATGTTTAACTCCAAAATTTTTAGTATATTGCTTTGCCTCTTCTATTTCTCTATTTGAGTGCATCATTGCATGAATGGTTACAGCTATAACATTATCTCCTAATGTATCTCTTGCTACTTTAAGTAAAAAATTACTATCAACTCCACCTGAATAAGCAACTGCCACACTTCCTAATCCAATCAATTTTTCTCTTAATTTTTCTAACTTTTCTCTTTCTTTCACTAAATCTACCTCCATATCAAGAAAATAAGAACTCTAAAGCTATTCTTATTTTTTACATACTTAATAATTATAACATATAAAGTATTTATTTAAAAAATTAGAATCACTTTTAAGTATATTAATTATCATATTAAAGTACTTTTATTTATATCTTTACAATTTAAACATATTACTGTACTACACTATATAAAAAACAAAACAGTGTAATACAGCAATATGCTTAAAAGCCATGAAGTGTCAATAGCCTATCTTCATGGCTAAGTTCACGATTTTATTCTCATATAATTACTCTTCTTAGTAAGATAATTGTAAATTACAAAAATATGCTATCATTAAAAATGTTCTAAAAACTTAAACTTAATACTTATAGTTTACACAGTTTTATATCAATCCCACCAAAAAAGCCATATAGTAGAACCTTGTATTACCTCTTTTAGAGCTCTTAATGTCTCGTATCCTTGTACAATAATATCTTCACAGTACAAGATTAATTCCATGCATAAGTTATTGAACTTTTCATTATCATTAGTTGTATTTTTTGAAAAATATTGAACTGTATCACATCCAATTGCTATTGGATATGCTCCATAGTTTTCGTACCAATATTTTGCAACTGCTATATGCTCTTCATCACTAGGACAATCGTTAAATCCACCAATTGGTATATATGCAAATACTTCATAAGGTTTAGTTGTTGGTACTTTGGCTATGTAAACTTTGTTATTTTCTTGAAATATATCTATATTTGTAATTGGGTTAAAACTTTTATAGTCACAAAAAGCATCTTCTGAATCTATGAGTTCTTTTATCATAGCTGCAATTTCATTTTTCCTATACTTGAAAAATTCATTTACATCAATTTCATTATATTTTTTCAGACAATACTCTTTGTAGTTTTCAAGAGAACCATACTCTTTATTAATAATATCAATGTTTTCTTTTAGCAATCCTACCTTTTCGTCGATAATTATAATTGGTGTATACCCTTTTTCCTTTCCATCTTCTATCATCGTCTCTAATAAATTGTCAATATCAATCTCATTGTTCACAGGAACACATTCAAAACCATATAAATCTTCAATACCCATATTTATCTCCTATTCTTTTTAGATTTAATTCTTTTGAAAGTTTTCTTTTTTTGTTGTCAAATTTTTAAATACTATTATTATTTGTAAAACTATAAGTAGAGGTATAATTTATAAAAGACATTTATATCAAATAAATTTTTCATTTAATTTTTTGTATAAATATAATGTTTTTTATGACAATATCCTCATATAAATATAATATCACAAAACAAATGTTCATGGTTAATAATAAGTAATTTTGTAATAATTCGTTGTAATATTATGTTATTTTAAATAAAATAAATGATATAATTTGTATAGAGATGGCATATTTATTCACAGTAAATTTATTTAAGACAAATTTACTGTGAATAATTTTTTAATAGTAAGAAATATCCCTAAAATAATAAATAATATTATAATTTTTGAACGTTATGTATAGTATAAATTCTAAAAAATCACATGCTAGTTTGCAAGAATTAAGAGATTAAAATCAAGATTTAGATTTAATAGTGATTTTATGTAAAAAGATATGTATTTATTTAATGTATTAAACTCAAAAGGCACAAGATTATACTATCTAACGGTTAATAATTATATTGATGGGCTTTTAATTTCAATGCTAAATACTAAAAACACTTAAATAAAGACTGGAAATATAGTAGAACAATATACTTATAAAATTTATCAGAGTTGTATATACATGTATATTTCTTATTATTTTTATATAAGAAACTTAAATCTAATACATAAATTATAGGTGTATCAATTAAAAATTTTAACTAATACACCCATTGATTTCTATTTTTCCTTTAATAAACTGTCTTTCCATACATCTTCTTTAAACCCTAACAGTACATTTTTACCATCAAATAGTAGTGGCCTTTTAATAAGCATCCCATCACTTACTAATATTTCTAGAAGTTTGTCATCTGACTCAGTCTTTACTACATCTTTAAGACCTAGTTCTCTATATTTCATTCCACTTGTATTAAAAAATTTTTTTATATCATACCCACTAATATTATAAATAGATTCCAATTCATCTTTACTTGGTGGATTTTGAACCATATCTATATCTTCAAATTTCAAATTATTTTCTTTAAGCCAATTTTTTGCTTTTTTAACTGTAGAACATTTTGTATATCCATATAGTTTAATCATTATAGTAAAACATCCTTTCTAATTTTTTATCTTAATTTTCGTACATTTATACCCATAATTTGTATGTTTTAATCAGTTTGTATCATAATTATTCTAAGTTTTCAACAAAAACCTATTCTATTTACAAAAATATCTAAAGTTATTTTTGTAATCAAACTAGATTTGATGCTCTTTTACTTAAAAAACTACGAAAATCATTATATATTCCTTTAATTTTTATACAAGTAAAAGCCATGACAATTTGAAGTCACGACTTTTTTACTACATTATTAAATTGAAATTTAGTTGCTCTATATTATGCTTATTAGTTGTAGGTTTATTGTTTTAACTATGTGCTCAAATACCAAGTATACCCATACCTATCAAGTACTTTAGCAGCACCATCATTTTGATCTGGTGGTGGGTGTGGTAAAAATCCTTGCACAAGCGTACCGCCCTTGGCAAGTTTTACAGATATCTCTTCTATCACTTCTCGAGATGGTAGCACAACACAAATCGCCATACCAGAAATTGCAACAGGCTCATCTGTATCGGCTCCTATTATACAACCTTCATACTTTGTAAAAGTAACACTTGCGTGCATAACAGGGTTGCTTGGGTTGCTGTCTAATCGTGCAAACAGAGTTTTTCCACCTGCAAAAGCCTCAGCGTAAAAGTTAAATGCTTCCTCACAAGTACCATTAAATGTTAAATATGGAGTTAACATGGTCAATCTAACCTCCTTGATATAAAATATAAATAATCTACAGTTGCAATTGATAATCTAAGTTCTGATTTAGTAAATTATATCACAGGTAAATTTTTCCTTCACAACATAAAATTCCATATCTTAATTTTATCATTTTAAATTACTCCTTAAATATAAATTTTATATAATTATATATTAAAATTTATATTTTTAATTGTAAAAACCAGACAAACAATCCTTATTTTTTTATAAAACTTTAATATAAATTTCATTTGTAAAGTTTAAACAATTTTTTCTTTTATTTTAATGTCCTCAACTATACCATCTTTTATACTTATAATTTTATCTGCAACACTATTTGAAAATACAACATCATGCGTAATTATCAGTATAGTCATTCCTTTATCTTTAAGCCTATTCATTATATTCACTACTTTTTGAATAGTATCAATATCAAGTGCAGAAGTAGGCTCATCAAAACAAAGAACTTTTGGCATCAGTGCACAGGACCTAGCTATAGCAACTCTTTGTTGCTGTCCTCCTGACAACTCAAATGGATATGAATTCAATTTATCTTCCAAATCAACTAATCTCAAAAGTTCTTTAGCTCTATTTTCAGCTTCCTCTCTAGGAACTTTAAAAACATTAACTGGAGATTCAATTATATTTTCAAGGACAGTCATATGAGGGAATAGATTGAAGTTTTGAAAAACCATACCTATTTTACCACGTATTTTTGCCATGTCTTTCTTATTTTTTATTATTTCATTATCTATTATAATTTCTCCACTATCAAATTCTTCAAGACCATTTATACATCTTAATATTGTAGTCTTTCCTGCACCAGATTTGCCAAGCAAAACTCCAATCTGACCTTCTTCTAGTTCAAAAGAAATATCTTTAAGTACTTTATTTTTTTTAAATGATTTATTTAAATTCCTGATTTTCAACATATAAAAAACCTCCTCTTATAATATTGTAACTTTATCTGTAATAAGAATATTTTTTTTCAAGTAATTCAAATCCCTTAGTAAGTATAGCTACAAATATAAGATATATTGCTCCTGCCTCAAATAGTGGCAACAAACTTGCTTCTCTATTCATTGCTATTTGAGATATTCTTAAAATATCATTTAATCCTAATATATATACTAAAGATGTATCTTTTACTAATGTAATTACTTCATTTGAAATAGGTGCTAGTATTCTTTTAAAAACTTGTGGAAATATTATTCTCTTGTACATCGTGAATTTATCAAACCCTAGTACTTTTGAAGCTTCATATTGACCTCTATCTATTGATTGTATTCCACCTCTAAATATTTCTGCAAAGTATGCTGCATAATTTAAGAAGAAAGCTACTATTCCAGCTGTAAACCTGTCAAATACAATTCCTATAAGAGGTAACCCATAGAATATAACTATCATTTGTAAAAGTAAAGGCGTTCCTCTCATTATTAATATATAACATTGTGTAATACCACTTATTAATTTATTTTTTGATAATCTTAAAAATGCAACTCCAATCCCCAATGGAATTGATACTATCAATGTTATACAAAACATTGCTATAACTATTTCTAAACCTTGTAACATGCCTTTAGTGCCCCCTTCTTAACAGCTAACTTATCTTTTATTTAAACCACTTATCATAAATTTTGTCAAAAGCTCCATCTTTTTTCATTGCTTGTAATGTTTCATTTATTTTCTTACAAAGTTCTGGATTCTCCTTAGATGTTGCTACAACATAATCTTCTAATCCAAAATCTTCTTTTAATACTTTATACTTATCTTCACCTTTTTGTCCCATATAGTATCTAATTAAAACTTCATCACCAACAACTGCGCTAGTTCTACCTATTTCTAAGTCTCTAAGTGCTTTATCGTAAGTATCATAAAGAACTGGTGCTCCACCCTTTAAGCTATTCATAAAATCTTTATCTTTCTCTACTGCATCAAGAGCTGTTGAACCTTGTTGAGTTCCAACTTCTTTATCCTTTAAATCAGCTTTTGTATTTACTTTTGAATCACTTAAAGTAACTATTATTTGTTTATTTTGTAAATAAGGTTCTGTATATGATACTATTTTCTTTCTCTCATCTGTTATAGAATATCCATTCCATAATACATCTACAGTTTTTGAATCATTTAATTCTGTTTCTTTCATTGACCAATCTATTGGTTGAAATTTAACTTCCATTCCAAGTCTCTTAAATGTCTCTTTTGCTAAATCAACATCAAAGCCCACTGTTTCTCCTTTTTCATCTAAAAATCCCATTGGTACAAATGTATTATCAAACCCTACAATTACCTCTTTTTTTGATGTATTTGAAGCATCTTTATCTTTTCCATTATCTGATTTTGAACAACCTGCCATTCCACTTACTAAACCTAACATAATTGTAAATAATCCTAATTTTTTTAATATACTTTTCATAATATTCTCCCTCATCTTTTAAATTTTTAAATATTTTGATTATTTCAGAAAAAATGTATCTGTTGCAATATAATTCTCTGCGCGCTTAAAAAATTATATTAAAAAACTCCCGCCTCTAGCTATCGCTAGAGGACGGGAGTTAAATCTCGTGGTTCCACCTCTGTTCATTAATGCCTCACGACACTAACCTCTTTAAGTACAATAAAAATTATACTCTAGCACTATAACGGGTGCAAGGATACCGGGAAGCTCCTAGTAAAGTATTTTTACTCTTTCAGAGTCCTGCTCAAAGATGTGTTCAAAGTAAAATCTATTGCTCCTCTCACCAATCGGAAACTCTCTGTTTAAGATTATTTACTTTTACTATTTCTTTTCATAGCATTTAATGTTGTTTTGAATTCTTATTATGATATTGATTTTATATCATAAGGCAATATCTGTCAATATATATTTTAAAATAAATATAAAAATCTAATTCCAAGGTACAACTTCCACTTCACCATAACATCGTTCTACCAATCTATTAGAATACTCTCCTTTATATCCCAAAATAAAAAGCAAAGCAAGCTCAATATATCTTGTTCCGATTGAAATAATATTCCAAATGTCTTCAACCTCTAATGTAGCTCTATGTGCTTTTCTGCTTGGATGAACTATACTATTCCTTAAATAAATAACTAAATCTATTCCATCATCAAACTTCTTTTTTATCATATTATCAAATATATCTAACTCATATTTACCATATGGTATCTTACATATATCAAGTAAAAGTCTGATATTTTTAGATGCCAAATTATGGTCAAAAGTTTCATCTGTAAGCACCTTATTTTGCTCTACCAGCATTACATATGACAAAGTTTCAAGTGCAATCTGTACAGATATTATATTATTTTCCATAGTAACACTTCCAAGAGACTCTATATACCAATCAACGACACTCTTTATCGCAGAACCATAATAAAAATCCTCTAATTTTTTACACATGAGACTTATATATTTTTCCATATTATGATAATTTGACAGTGTATCTGACCATGTTGGTACATATCTAAAAGGGGTTATTTGATTTTCATTCCAAATTCTATAAACTTCATTGCCGTTTCTATATCCTTTTGCCAAACAAAATCCAACATATCTACCACACATAAAACTCAAGGCTGTTGATATTCTATCTAAAAGATTTATTGTATTATTAGTTCTAAAAATTCTACCATCTTTTCTTCTAATCCTACCTATATGAGTTATTATTGCTCCAGATTTAGACTTCAAATCTGACTTTAATTCTTTTCTATAATCATAGCGTTTATCTATAGTAACAACATAATCATTTATGTCAAATTCAATTCTACCTGCATATACTTTATCATTGTATTTTATAAGTTTTCCAGGTATTTTATCCAGGTTTATTATATTAAAATCTACATGCTCAACATAAGAGTTTTTAGATTTTATACAATCATCATTGATATATCCTTCTATCCCAAAATCACTTAGAGTATTTATTGTTATAGAAATAATCTTATAACCATAGACCTCAAGAATAGCATTATCATAGTCCAAAACTAAGTTGTCATCTTCATTTTCTATATCTTCAATACAACCTATATCTGCTTTAAAACTTATGGATATTGGAGGTGTCATTTTATAATAAATTTTTCCATTACATCTATATTTCTTATCTAAATATATGCAAAATCTACCTTCATAGATACTAATATCTTCATTGATACCATAGCTTAAATATTCTGATGTTATAGCATCATCAATTGCTTTCATTTTTATTCCCACCTTTGCTTTTGTATAATAACATGGGGATTTCAGTTCTTTTTTATTTAGTAAAACCCAATATATTATATAATTCAATATATTATTTTTATTAATTATGTATTTTATAACTTCTTATAAAAACAGTATCATTCTAGTATCATCGTTTGTTAGACACATTATGTATTTTAAAATTTTTTATTTATTAATAATACCTAAAATGGATTGTAAGAAATCATTTTATTACCTTAAGCTTTTATTCATTTAGATATTATCATTCATATATGTATATTGTCAAAGAAAACATTTAATTTATCAAATATTTTCTTTAACAATATATTATCTATAATCTTATAAATAATGTATTTAACAAACTAAATCTATTTCATTAAATGATTTTCCAAAATAAAAATGGTAGCTTTGATTTGTTATTTCAAAACTACCATTAGATTATGTATATTCTCTTTTAACATATAAAGCTTTTACTCATTATAACAATTTTTACTACTTTTATTTAGTCTATATCTTCAAACATATTATGACACTCATAAAATTGGAATCCAATATTCAATCAAACTTTTACCATCCTTATCAACTAATTCTCCATATCTTGCAAAATCATATTTAGCATTTTCATTTAACTGGCATGTCGACTGAGGTAACCATTCTTTATAAGCATAATCTACAACAGGTTGTAAGCTATCTTCTTTCTTTGCTTTAAAGCTAAAAACTATATATTTACTAGGAGATAGCTCTTTTATTTCCATTTTTTCAGGTATTCTATCAAAAAAATTTACTCCCACTGCCGCATAGTAATCAAATACTGGTTGATTTTCTTCATTTTCATTATATTGTGAATAATCATTTAGTCCAATAATAAAATCTGTATTTCTTCTGTTTGATATTAAGTGTTTCTTCGAATAAATTTTTTCTGCACATTCACCTATAACAGAAAATCCTAGACGTGTATTTCCTTTATAGCCTACTAAAAGAATTTTATCATTTTCAACCATTTTAACTTCCATCATTCTATCACCTCTCAAAGTTTCTTTTCCATCAACAGTAAACTTTAATTGTACTGGATAAAAATCTCCTTTTTTTCTAAATGATTGTGGGCTACATTTAAATAAAGCCTTAAATCCAATTGTAAAAGACTGTTGTGTTTCATATCCAGCAAATAGTGAGATTTCCATAATTGATTTATCTGTAAAAATTAGTAACCTTGCTGCTTCGGTCAATCTCCTTCTTTGTATGTAATTGTGAACAGTAAGTCCAATAATATTTACAAACATTCTACTTAAGTGATATTTTGAATATCCTATTTCTTTTGCAATACTATCCAAATCTAATTTTTCTTCTAAATTTAAGTCAATATAATCAACTACATCATGTATTGTTTCTAAGTTAGTTTTCATAATACCTCCTTCTAGTATGATTGTACACAATTATGTATTAGCTGTTTTCACATTTCTTGCTATTGTCAAAAAGATTTAATCACTAATAATGATGGTAACGCGTGAAATTTAGA
This sequence is a window from Clostridioides difficile. Protein-coding genes within it:
- a CDS encoding class I SAM-dependent RNA methyltransferase, with amino-acid sequence MKNYTLISPCFFGMEKMLAREITNLGYEIIKTEDGRITYKTDEFGIAKSNMWLRCAERVHLKIAEFEAKSFDELFENTKRINWSKYIPYGAQFPISKASSIKSKLYSTPDVQAIVKKAIVESLKKSYLEDGLLKEDKEKYPIFVFIHKDKVTLSIDTTGDALHKRGYREKANKAPIRETLASGLIYLTPWKAGRTLVDPMCGSGTILIEAAMIGINMAPGLNREFISEKWRTLDKKIWWDVRKDAFNKIDNESKFKIYGYDIDEECIDIARENAEIAGVDEYIEFNVGDATKFKSEEEFGFIVTNPPYGERLEDKDSVKQLYKELGYAFRKLRNWSYYLITSYEEFEYEFGQKAAKKRKLYNGMLKTNFFQYPGPKPPRNNN
- the larE gene encoding ATP-dependent sacrificial sulfur transferase LarE, translated to MEVDLVKEREKLEKLREKLIGLGSVAVAYSGGVDSNFLLKVARDTLGDNVIAVTIHAMMHSNREIEEAKQYTKNFGVKHIILKIEDFDLKEFKENGIERCYYCKKYIFTKIKEVAKEHNIKYIVDGTNVDDLGDYRPGLKALNELEVISPLKESGLKKDEIRLLSRDMKLETFNKPSFACLASRIPYGAEITDEKLRIIEKSEEYLSDLGFSQFRVRMHENIARIEVNQEELGKFFENNNFSKVDTKLKKFGFKYVTLDMSGYQMGSMNLNM
- a CDS encoding DUF4253 domain-containing protein, coding for MGIEDLYGFECVPVNNEIDIDNLLETMIEDGKEKGYTPIIIIDEKVGLLKENIDIINKEYGSLENYKEYCLKKYNEIDVNEFFKYRKNEIAAMIKELIDSEDAFCDYKSFNPITNIDIFQENNKVYIAKVPTTKPYEVFAYIPIGGFNDCPSDEEHIAVAKYWYENYGAYPIAIGCDTVQYFSKNTTNDNEKFNNLCMELILYCEDIIVQGYETLRALKEVIQGSTIWLFWWD
- a CDS encoding arsenate reductase family protein — encoded protein: MIKLYGYTKCSTVKKAKNWLKENNLKFEDIDMVQNPPSKDELESIYNISGYDIKKFFNTSGMKYRELGLKDVVKTESDDKLLEILVSDGMLIKRPLLFDGKNVLLGFKEDVWKDSLLKEK
- a CDS encoding VOC family protein; the encoded protein is MLTPYLTFNGTCEEAFNFYAEAFAGGKTLFARLDSNPSNPVMHASVTFTKYEGCIIGADTDEPVAISGMAICVVLPSREVIEEISVKLAKGGTLVQGFLPHPPPDQNDGAAKVLDRYGYTWYLST
- a CDS encoding amino acid ABC transporter ATP-binding protein → MLKIRNLNKSFKKNKVLKDISFELEEGQIGVLLGKSGAGKTTILRCINGLEEFDSGEIIIDNEIIKNKKDMAKIRGKIGMVFQNFNLFPHMTVLENIIESPVNVFKVPREEAENRAKELLRLVDLEDKLNSYPFELSGGQQQRVAIARSCALMPKVLCFDEPTSALDIDTIQKVVNIMNRLKDKGMTILIITHDVVFSNSVADKIISIKDGIVEDIKIKEKIV
- a CDS encoding amino acid ABC transporter permease; translation: MLQGLEIVIAMFCITLIVSIPLGIGVAFLRLSKNKLISGITQCYILIMRGTPLLLQMIVIFYGLPLIGIVFDRFTAGIVAFFLNYAAYFAEIFRGGIQSIDRGQYEASKVLGFDKFTMYKRIIFPQVFKRILAPISNEVITLVKDTSLVYILGLNDILRISQIAMNREASLLPLFEAGAIYLIFVAILTKGFELLEKKYSYYR
- a CDS encoding amino acid ABC transporter substrate-binding protein → MKSILKKLGLFTIMLGLVSGMAGCSKSDNGKDKDASNTSKKEVIVGFDNTFVPMGFLDEKGETVGFDVDLAKETFKRLGMEVKFQPIDWSMKETELNDSKTVDVLWNGYSITDERKKIVSYTEPYLQNKQIIVTLSDSKVNTKADLKDKEVGTQQGSTALDAVEKDKDFMNSLKGGAPVLYDTYDKALRDLEIGRTSAVVGDEVLIRYYMGQKGEDKYKVLKEDFGLEDYVVATSKENPELCKKINETLQAMKKDGAFDKIYDKWFK
- a CDS encoding AraC family transcriptional regulator, which encodes MKTNLETIHDVVDYIDLNLEEKLDLDSIAKEIGYSKYHLSRMFVNIIGLTVHNYIQRRRLTEAARLLIFTDKSIMEISLFAGYETQQSFTIGFKALFKCSPQSFRKKGDFYPVQLKFTVDGKETLRGDRMMEVKMVENDKILLVGYKGNTRLGFSVIGECAEKIYSKKHLISNRRNTDFIIGLNDYSQYNENEENQPVFDYYAAVGVNFFDRIPEKMEIKELSPSKYIVFSFKAKKEDSLQPVVDYAYKEWLPQSTCQLNENAKYDFARYGELVDKDGKSLIEYWIPIL